The Stenotrophomonas maltophilia genome segment GATGCAACGGCTGTGGCATCCCTTGTGGGGCGACCGTCGCCAGGAACTGGTGGTGATTGGGGTGCACATGGATGAGCGTGCGGTGCGCGCAGAGCTGGATGCGTGTCTGCTCAACGACCAGGAGCTGCGTGCGGGGCCATTGCTGTGGCAGCAGTTGCCGCAGGCGTTCCCGGTGTGGAAGCGTTGACGGTGCATTGAGGATCCATGGGTTGCCGGCCAGCGGCCGGCACTACCCCCTGGTCGATACGTCATGCGTGGATGGATGCATGGCGGAGTCGAGCATGGCTTGACTCTACAGACTGTCGCGCCATTGCCAGTGGTTGGCGGTGACCTGCAACACCTGCGTCGGTCGCAATGCCTGCAGCAGGTGCCGGTCGTGGCTCACCATCAGCAGCGCGCCCGGCCACGCCGCAAGCAGTTCCTCCAACGCCTGCAATGCGCTCAGATCTAGCGCATTGCCGGGTTCGTCCAACAGCAACAGCTGGGGCGCGGGATCGGCGTACAGCACGCTGGCCAGCGCACCTTTCACGCGTTCGCCATCGCTGAGGCTGTGGGCTGCCCGCTGGATGCGCTGTGCATCCAGCCCGAGCAGGGCCAGCCGCGTGCGCAGCTCGCCTGGGTCCGCGCCCGGGTTGGCGGCCTGCACGGTGTCGAGGATGCTGCGCTCGCCGGACAGCCCCAGCAGCTGCTGGTCGAGCAGGGCCAGTGGCGCATGCCGTTGCACGGCGCCACTGCGTGCAGGCAGCTGGCCGGCCAGCACACGCAGCAGGGTCGATTTGCCGCTGCCGTTGTCACCGACCACGGCGATGCGCTGGCCGCGGCGGATCTCCAGCTGCAACGGTGCACTGCAGCCATGTGGCGGCACCAGCGCCTCGGCCTGTAGCAGGCGCATGCTGCCACGGTCACCCGCACCGGCGAACAGTGCCAGTTCCGGCGCCGCGTGCACCGCCGATGCCGCTGCGCGCAGATGCTCTGCGCTGGCCTGCAGGCGTTCGGCCTGCACCTGTTGTGCGCGGCCGTGGCTGGCCTCGGCGCGCTGCTTCTGCCGGCCGAGCAGGATCGGGGCCTGGTTGGCCTGCTTCGCATCGCGGTTGCCACGCGCCTGGCGTTGTTGTTGCCGTTCGTGCTGTTCGCGCGCGCTGCGTTGCTGCTGGCGGTGCTGGGCGCGCGCATGATCGAGCTGGGCGGCGGCAGCTTCGCGCTCGGCGGCGCGCGCATCGGCATAGTGCTGCCACGGTCCGCCGTAACGATGCAGCCCGCGCCCATCGAGTTCGACGATCTGCTGCATGTGCGCCAGCAGCTCGCGATCATGACTGATCACCAGCAGGCCACCGCGCCACTGCTGCAACTGCTCGTACAGCTGTTGGCGATGGCGTGCATCGAGGTGGTTGCTGGGTTCGTCCAGGATCAGCCAATCGGCACCGCTGGCCCAGGCACCGGACAGCGCGACCTGCATGGCCTGGCCACCACTGAGGCGCGCGGCCGGCTGGGCGGGATCGAGATCGTCGGGCAGCCGAAGCGCCTGCCATTGCTGCTGCAGGCGTTCGCGCAGGTCCCAGCGGTCGCCGACGCAGGCGAAGTCGGCCTCGTCCACGCTGCCGGCTTCGATGCGTTGCAGTGCGG includes the following:
- a CDS encoding ATP-binding cassette domain-containing protein — encoded protein: MTPHSLTLDRVSYRLADGRPLFSDLTFSFEPVATGLVGANGAGKSVLARLLAGRLLPDTGQVRGSGRVFLLPTPGYPPAGTVGELAGVGAELAALQRIEAGSVDEADFACVGDRWDLRERLQQQWQALRLPDDLDPAQPAARLSGGQAMQVALSGAWASGADWLILDEPSNHLDARHRQQLYEQLQQWRGGLLVISHDRELLAHMQQIVELDGRGLHRYGGPWQHYADARAAEREAAAAQLDHARAQHRQQQRSAREQHERQQQRQARGNRDAKQANQAPILLGRQKQRAEASHGRAQQVQAERLQASAEHLRAAASAVHAAPELALFAGAGDRGSMRLLQAEALVPPHGCSAPLQLEIRRGQRIAVVGDNGSGKSTLLRVLAGQLPARSGAVQRHAPLALLDQQLLGLSGERSILDTVQAANPGADPGELRTRLALLGLDAQRIQRAAHSLSDGERVKGALASVLYADPAPQLLLLDEPGNALDLSALQALEELLAAWPGALLMVSHDRHLLQALRPTQVLQVTANHWQWRDSL